One window of the Desulfonatronovibrio magnus genome contains the following:
- a CDS encoding branched-chain amino acid ABC transporter substrate-binding protein: MKMRIKMLVLSLSIFLLLGAGNAWSEIRIGLMCPLTGSWASEGQDMRDIVQLLAEDLNAAGGINGQQVRILVEDDGGDPRTAVSAANRLATRDVIAVIGTYGSSITEATQNIYDDFGIIQVANGATSIRLTQKGLQYFFRTSPRDDEQGRVAAETISSMGFNNVAILHDSTSYARGLADETRGLLEQENKEIVFFDALTPGERDYSAILSRLRNAGPEVVLFTGYFPEAGLLLRQKAEMNWDVPFIGGDATNNPDLVAIAGRSAAEGFYFLSPPVPQDLETPQAVNFLTSFNNKYDSNPGSIWAVLAGDAFLVLAEAIKATGSVDKDELAGFMHNDLEIEGLTGTIAFDQHGDRVGELYRLYKVDGEGNFIMQE, encoded by the coding sequence ATGAAGATGCGAATTAAGATGTTGGTTCTTTCCCTGTCAATTTTTTTGCTTTTGGGAGCAGGCAATGCGTGGTCTGAAATCAGGATCGGCCTTATGTGTCCGTTAACCGGATCCTGGGCCAGTGAAGGTCAGGACATGCGCGATATTGTTCAGCTCCTGGCTGAAGACTTGAATGCGGCCGGAGGAATAAACGGACAGCAGGTCAGAATTCTTGTGGAGGATGACGGCGGTGATCCAAGAACTGCAGTATCAGCGGCTAACCGTCTTGCAACCCGTGATGTAATTGCTGTTATTGGAACTTATGGCTCTTCAATAACAGAAGCTACTCAGAATATTTATGATGACTTTGGAATTATTCAAGTGGCCAATGGAGCTACTTCAATTCGCTTGACCCAGAAAGGCCTGCAGTACTTTTTCCGTACTTCACCAAGAGATGATGAACAGGGCAGGGTAGCGGCTGAAACTATCTCTTCCATGGGATTCAACAATGTTGCCATTCTGCATGACAGCACTTCATATGCTCGCGGTCTGGCAGATGAGACCAGAGGACTATTGGAGCAGGAAAACAAGGAAATCGTATTTTTTGATGCCCTAACTCCAGGAGAGCGTGATTACAGCGCCATCCTGTCCAGGCTTAGGAATGCTGGCCCGGAAGTCGTGCTTTTTACCGGGTACTTTCCTGAAGCAGGCCTTCTTCTCAGGCAGAAGGCAGAGATGAACTGGGATGTACCGTTTATTGGAGGAGATGCCACCAATAATCCTGATCTGGTAGCCATTGCCGGTCGTTCTGCTGCTGAAGGTTTTTATTTCTTAAGCCCACCTGTTCCTCAAGATTTGGAAACTCCCCAGGCGGTTAATTTTCTGACTTCATTCAATAATAAGTATGACTCCAATCCAGGATCCATTTGGGCGGTTCTTGCCGGTGATGCATTTCTTGTGCTCGCAGAAGCCATCAAGGCTACCGGTTCTGTAGATAAGGATGAGCTTGCCGGTTTCATGCATAATGACTTAGAGATTGAAGGCCTTACCGGTACCATTGCTTTTGACCAGCATGGTGACAGGGTAGGTGAACTCTATCGGCTGTATAAAGTTGACGGAGAAGGTAACTTTATCATGCAGGAGTAA
- a CDS encoding S1 family peptidase, whose translation MKGKFFGRLAVCLAFLVLACMLILTGGNQIQAGNNSLVKIIGGEKAPRDAWPWIAYLEIVDDEGYHLTCGGSLISPEWVITAAHCTEEAEEITVILDRHDLTTSEGEVIAVDRWYDFPFYDEDFVSSDISLLKLSRPSYQQTIPVIGRDAPVDILAPGSMGTVIGWGNTDPDDEFSESDILLQVELPVIDDEEGIQVMFDYAIEHQGIDPDDITEEEIEIMRRTMFTAGYLYELKDSGEGDSGGPFMIQDDAGQWILSGLVSWGFGDAAQGAYGVYTRVSEFSYWIGDMLDGHRVYDYLESSYPEIFGPVGAESEILGMEDIPVHYRCYDYKQACLALSHGFIFYIGPLSDNEFLPVGTIDEWLPLAENAGY comes from the coding sequence ATGAAAGGTAAATTCTTTGGCAGACTGGCAGTGTGTTTAGCTTTTTTGGTTCTTGCCTGTATGTTAATTCTGACAGGGGGTAATCAGATACAGGCTGGAAACAATTCACTTGTGAAGATTATCGGGGGTGAAAAAGCGCCCCGCGATGCCTGGCCCTGGATAGCTTATCTGGAAATTGTAGATGATGAAGGGTATCATTTAACGTGCGGGGGATCCCTCATAAGCCCTGAATGGGTGATTACTGCCGCCCACTGTACTGAAGAAGCTGAGGAAATCACTGTCATACTTGATCGTCACGATCTAACTACCTCCGAAGGAGAGGTAATAGCGGTCGACAGGTGGTATGACTTTCCATTTTATGATGAAGATTTTGTTTCATCTGATATTTCACTTTTAAAACTATCAAGACCGTCTTATCAACAGACAATACCGGTAATAGGCCGGGATGCACCTGTGGATATACTGGCACCGGGCAGTATGGGCACTGTAATCGGCTGGGGAAATACTGATCCGGACGATGAATTCTCAGAGTCTGACATCCTTTTGCAGGTTGAACTGCCAGTGATTGATGATGAAGAAGGCATACAGGTTATGTTTGATTACGCAATAGAGCATCAAGGGATAGATCCTGATGATATTACTGAGGAAGAAATTGAAATCATGCGCAGAACCATGTTCACAGCCGGATACCTTTATGAGCTTAAAGATTCTGGAGAAGGCGATTCTGGCGGTCCCTTCATGATTCAGGATGATGCAGGTCAGTGGATACTGTCAGGGCTGGTCAGCTGGGGTTTTGGAGATGCAGCCCAGGGGGCTTATGGCGTGTATACAAGGGTCTCGGAATTTTCCTACTGGATCGGAGATATGTTAGACGGCCATAGGGTTTATGATTATCTGGAAAGTTCTTATCCGGAAATTTTCGGTCCTGTCGGGGCAGAGTCAGAGATTCTGGGAATGGAAGATATACCTGTCCACTATCGCTGCTATGATTATAAGCAGGCCTGCCTGGCTTTAAGTCACGGGTTTATTTTTTATATCGGACCACTTAGTGACAACGAATTTCTGCCTGTAGGGACTATTGATGAATGGCTTCCTCTGGCAGAAAATGCCGGATATTAA
- a CDS encoding efflux RND transporter periplasmic adaptor subunit, which yields MKKIIAICFILALAGFTAHKLYNELSSTALQQDRQRTPAQAVSITPVTRETLLHTAELTGTLVPEKEFIAAPKVSGRLENLYVNIGDVVSRGDLIAQLDSEEFMLQVQGAQADLEVSQAALGESTSELQVAERELNRARRLVESGSLSQSEFDQIQASYDVRNARHKVAQAQVRQKQAALEAAKVRLAYTSIRAAWSGESDTRMVGRRFASEGAMLQANEPIVSIVCTRSLLAVVNVIERDFPYIQVGQQAVVNAHAYPDKDYVGRVIRFSPVLEESSRQGRVEVLVPNPDNILAPGMFSRVRIEFHRREDVLTVPQEALARRDNIQGVFLADTDNMRARFTPVTTGLTDRNLVEIREPELEGYVVTLGHHLLEDNMNIIIPGLASVDNAGNSSQKN from the coding sequence ATGAAAAAAATTATTGCCATTTGTTTTATCCTGGCCTTAGCCGGGTTTACTGCCCATAAGTTATATAACGAGCTGTCTTCCACTGCCCTTCAACAGGACAGACAAAGAACTCCAGCGCAAGCCGTAAGCATAACCCCGGTAACAAGAGAAACTCTTCTGCACACGGCAGAACTGACAGGAACCCTTGTGCCTGAAAAGGAATTTATAGCCGCGCCCAAGGTCTCAGGCAGGCTGGAAAATCTTTATGTCAATATTGGTGATGTGGTTAGCAGAGGTGATCTTATTGCTCAATTAGACAGTGAGGAGTTCATGCTTCAGGTGCAGGGCGCCCAGGCAGACCTTGAGGTTTCCCAGGCCGCACTTGGTGAAAGCACCAGTGAGTTGCAAGTCGCAGAAAGAGAGCTCAACAGGGCGCGTCGACTTGTGGAGTCAGGCAGTCTTTCTCAGTCTGAATTTGATCAAATCCAGGCCAGTTACGATGTGCGAAATGCCAGGCATAAAGTGGCTCAGGCTCAGGTAAGGCAGAAACAGGCAGCCTTAGAAGCCGCAAAAGTCAGGCTTGCCTACACCAGTATTCGAGCTGCATGGAGTGGAGAATCCGACACCCGCATGGTAGGCAGAAGATTCGCCAGTGAAGGTGCCATGCTGCAGGCCAATGAGCCTATTGTATCAATAGTTTGCACCCGAAGCCTTCTCGCCGTGGTCAATGTAATCGAGCGAGACTTTCCCTATATTCAGGTTGGCCAGCAGGCAGTTGTCAATGCTCACGCCTATCCAGATAAAGATTATGTCGGCAGAGTTATACGATTTTCACCTGTTCTGGAGGAGTCTTCGAGACAGGGAAGGGTTGAAGTTCTTGTTCCCAATCCGGACAATATACTGGCACCGGGTATGTTTTCCAGAGTGCGCATTGAATTCCACAGACGTGAAGATGTGTTGACGGTTCCTCAGGAAGCCCTTGCAAGGCGCGATAATATACAGGGCGTATTTCTGGCGGACACTGATAATATGCGGGCCCGGTTTACCCCGGTTACAACCGGTCTTACCGACCGTAACCTTGTAGAGATTCGTGAGCCCGAACTTGAGGGCTATGTTGTGACTCTGGGACATCACCTTCTTGAAGATAATATGAATATTATCATTCCCGGCCTGGCCTCAGTAGACAATGCCGGCAATTCATCACAAAAAAATTAG
- a CDS encoding efflux RND transporter permease subunit, which translates to MKNLIKFSVGRPVFVTMATLIVLILGAISLSRVPIDLMPDITYPTLSVRTSYSNAGPEEVETLISRPLERAFSAVPGVEQIYSRSTEGLSDIRISFAWGTDLDAAANDLRDRLDRVVSSLPEEADRPFLRKFDLASFPILILGASSQLDPIQTKQLIEDEVRYRVERIPGVASLDIRGGFDREIHVNLIPGRIQALGLPLDEIIRRIRDANVNLPAGILESGAYEISIRTLGEFTNLQELGNTIVAVRDNAPVRLRDIADIEDSWERITRIVRVNGEPGVRLAVNKQSGTNTVEVAQQVLAAIDRVNADIPQLRITPIIDTSQYIQRSISNVTSALFYGGFFAIIVLLFFLRSFRGTAIVGLAIPIAIVATFIIIYFGGFTINLMTLGGLALGVGMLVDNSIVVLENIHRHREGGMPPPQAALKGASEVGAAITASTLTTLAVFLPLIFVRGMAGIMFSQLAYVVGFSLLCSLAVAMTLVPMLSSKYLTDFSSRKRQDPCLSNRIYAFSCAFFKSLEESYKITLDFCLKHRIMTIFLSVLLLLSSLMLIPFIGSEMMPQTDEGEVRVNIEMDVGSKLEQLDQTALKVEEIIRREVPELDSLISFLGGVGWRFTGSHLGEVRLSLVEQNQRTRSSQEVAADLRRKLNNIPGATIRTRAGQGLFILRIGTSDGDRVEVEIRGYDLETASALAEEVQKMVEQVDGVGDVRISRESGVPEQVILVDRNKAESMGVSVSSVGEAIKTVLSGTSAGQFRDQGDEYTILVKLKDAELLPLNQLLDITITGHNAVPVVLRNVVEVESRKGPINIERKDQERIITVSTDLTHRDLSSVIADIREQIAILPIPRGFNITFGGDYEEQQKAFNELAVGLFLALILVYMVMACLYESLRDPFIVMFSVPLAIIGVVLMLFLTNTTFNIQSYIGCIMLGGILVNNAILLVAQTNMVRQEEGYEMFAAIKEVGRRRLRPILMTALTTIFGLMPLALGVGEGGEAQAPMARAIIGGLASSTLITLVFVPVMYSFIAKKDVH; encoded by the coding sequence ATGAAAAATCTGATCAAATTCTCTGTTGGACGTCCGGTCTTTGTGACTATGGCCACGCTAATCGTTCTGATTCTGGGCGCAATCTCCCTGTCCAGAGTACCCATAGATCTAATGCCGGACATCACCTACCCTACCCTGAGCGTTCGCACCAGCTACTCCAATGCCGGTCCTGAAGAAGTTGAAACCCTTATTTCCAGGCCTTTAGAGAGAGCGTTCAGCGCTGTACCAGGGGTAGAACAGATATATTCCAGATCCACTGAAGGTCTTAGCGATATTCGCATCAGTTTTGCCTGGGGAACAGATCTCGACGCAGCAGCAAATGATTTGCGAGATCGTCTGGACAGGGTGGTCTCAAGCCTGCCAGAGGAAGCTGACCGGCCTTTTTTACGCAAGTTTGATCTGGCCAGCTTTCCAATTCTTATTCTTGGGGCATCCAGCCAGTTGGATCCCATTCAGACCAAACAGCTTATTGAGGATGAAGTCAGATACAGAGTTGAAAGAATTCCCGGAGTAGCTTCTCTTGATATTCGCGGAGGATTTGACCGGGAAATCCATGTCAATCTGATTCCAGGCCGCATCCAGGCTCTTGGGCTGCCTCTCGATGAAATAATTCGCAGGATAAGAGATGCCAATGTCAACCTTCCTGCAGGAATTCTGGAAAGCGGTGCTTATGAAATATCCATTCGAACTTTGGGAGAGTTCACCAATCTGCAGGAACTTGGCAACACAATAGTTGCCGTCCGTGACAATGCACCCGTCAGGCTCAGAGATATAGCTGACATAGAGGATTCCTGGGAAAGAATAACCAGGATTGTCCGGGTCAATGGTGAACCCGGGGTCCGTCTTGCTGTCAACAAACAGTCAGGAACCAATACCGTGGAAGTTGCCCAACAGGTCCTGGCGGCCATTGACCGGGTTAATGCTGACATCCCACAACTCAGAATAACCCCTATTATAGACACTTCACAGTATATACAACGTTCCATTTCCAACGTTACCAGCGCCCTGTTCTATGGTGGTTTTTTCGCCATCATAGTTCTGCTTTTTTTTCTCAGAAGTTTCCGGGGAACCGCCATTGTAGGCCTGGCCATTCCCATCGCCATTGTGGCTACTTTTATAATAATTTATTTTGGGGGTTTCACCATAAACCTTATGACTCTTGGCGGACTTGCGCTGGGAGTTGGCATGCTTGTGGACAACTCCATTGTGGTCCTGGAAAACATCCATCGTCACAGAGAGGGGGGAATGCCCCCTCCCCAGGCTGCCTTGAAAGGTGCCTCTGAAGTTGGTGCTGCCATTACAGCAAGCACTTTGACCACTCTTGCAGTGTTTTTACCTCTGATTTTTGTACGTGGAATGGCTGGCATAATGTTTTCCCAGCTTGCCTATGTTGTTGGCTTCTCTTTGCTTTGTTCCCTTGCCGTGGCCATGACTCTGGTTCCCATGCTTTCATCAAAATACTTGACTGACTTCAGCTCCAGGAAACGTCAGGATCCTTGCCTGTCCAACAGAATATATGCTTTCTCATGCGCGTTCTTTAAAAGTTTGGAGGAATCATATAAAATAACCCTGGATTTTTGTCTAAAACACAGAATAATGACCATTTTTCTGTCAGTCCTCTTATTGTTATCCAGCCTTATGCTCATACCATTTATTGGATCGGAAATGATGCCCCAGACAGATGAGGGTGAAGTAAGGGTCAATATTGAGATGGATGTGGGCTCAAAATTAGAACAGCTTGATCAAACAGCACTAAAAGTTGAAGAAATCATCCGCCGGGAAGTTCCGGAACTGGACAGCCTCATATCTTTCCTGGGCGGTGTGGGCTGGCGTTTCACAGGTTCTCACCTGGGAGAAGTCCGGCTCAGCTTAGTGGAACAGAACCAGCGAACCAGATCCAGTCAGGAAGTTGCTGCAGATTTGCGTCGCAAACTGAACAACATTCCCGGTGCTACCATACGAACCCGCGCTGGACAGGGATTATTCATCCTGCGCATCGGTACTTCTGACGGCGATCGAGTGGAAGTGGAAATAAGAGGATATGATCTTGAAACCGCTTCAGCCCTGGCTGAAGAAGTCCAGAAAATGGTAGAGCAGGTAGATGGTGTGGGAGACGTCAGAATAAGCCGGGAAAGTGGAGTACCTGAACAGGTCATCCTGGTTGACCGCAATAAGGCTGAGAGCATGGGGGTTAGCGTATCATCCGTAGGCGAGGCCATCAAAACAGTGCTGTCTGGAACCTCTGCTGGTCAGTTCCGAGATCAGGGCGATGAATACACCATCCTGGTCAAACTCAAAGATGCTGAATTATTACCTTTGAACCAACTGCTGGACATAACCATCACCGGACACAACGCAGTCCCTGTAGTTTTGCGCAATGTGGTGGAAGTAGAATCCAGGAAAGGGCCCATAAACATAGAGCGTAAAGATCAGGAAAGGATCATAACAGTTTCCACGGATTTGACCCATCGTGATTTAAGCTCTGTTATTGCTGACATCAGGGAACAGATTGCCATACTCCCCATACCGCGAGGTTTCAATATCACTTTTGGCGGTGACTATGAAGAGCAGCAGAAAGCCTTCAACGAACTGGCCGTGGGGCTTTTCCTGGCTCTTATCCTTGTCTACATGGTCATGGCCTGTCTGTACGAATCATTGCGCGACCCCTTCATTGTCATGTTTTCCGTACCTCTCGCCATTATCGGTGTGGTCCTCATGCTTTTTCTTACCAATACAACCTTTAATATCCAGTCCTACATCGGTTGTATAATGCTTGGAGGAATTCTGGTTAATAACGCCATTTTGCTGGTGGCTCAAACCAATATGGTCCGCCAGGAAGAAGGATATGAAATGTTTGCCGCCATCAAAGAAGTGGGCAGAAGAAGGCTCCGCCCCATCCTCATGACCGCCCTGACCACCATCTTCGGACTGATGCCCCTGGCCCTGGGAGTCGGCGAAGGCGGAGAGGCCCAGGCTCCCATGGCTCGGGCCATTATTGGCGGTCTGGCCAGCTCCACCCTCATAACTCTGGTCTTTGTTCCTGTTATGTATTCCTTTATTGCCAAAAAGGATGTTCATTAA
- a CDS encoding PAS domain S-box protein: MQTIDFGKRLKLLRLIKGMTQVELADKAGVSLQYLGRIERGISFPSFKIITSICSALEIEPAALFLFSSCNDQGLSEDDVGPLSIITPLDWSKYITGKGLWMTDILSNQHFWSLGLFKIMGYEPSSITPNLQALKSRLSSDHKEPFTKQLNNALKGKSSPGLEFYFSTKKGLRRLGIQHIDFLTSETGKVSQVFGIILDITESKALEKSLIANQQHLENYVLEKTCELSTAVTQIEAEYSRAEQAQKDLAQSLEYSKTILEMVNDGIIVHEGHTLKIIEANQRVCDMYGYTRDEVLKLDISHLSSGEDPYTKEILLDLLDYVRQNKTATIEWQARKKDGKKFWVEVNLRKGYIGAEERFFASIRDINKRKTAQNKQKELEEKAAITKQQRQLETITGSIAHEFSNLLQIIQHSLEGFSHIKDLPDQADKKINSARKAISRAANLTRKMLSYSGRGKFRPELVNLNHIIEDHKDKLALLCNSFCRLKFDMQNSLPLIMADHDLIVQAVKAMVGNSCEAINTPQSTIHIRTGHKYFSQLDLAKMNSTDHVSEGHYTYLEIEDSGEGMEESTLIRIFDPFFSTRTIGRGLGMSAVMTAIHRHNGAIDVKSIPGKGTMIRVLFPAWMEHSENQKIKEQKQNPQIDLNRLGAILIVDDEELIRDVCGELLQDAGFDVLFAADGIEAIDTYRQNSGKISCVILDLTMPRMNGIEAYQKLCEIDPRVKVIISSGYNPADKLPETEGKIMGYLQKPYSFKKLLQELHKVLEMGLDN, translated from the coding sequence ATGCAGACTATAGACTTTGGCAAACGCCTCAAACTGCTGCGTTTAATTAAAGGTATGACTCAGGTTGAACTTGCTGATAAGGCAGGTGTTTCCCTTCAGTATCTCGGGAGAATTGAAAGAGGCATTTCATTCCCCTCATTTAAAATCATTACCTCAATCTGCAGTGCCCTTGAGATTGAGCCAGCAGCACTGTTTCTTTTCTCATCTTGTAATGACCAGGGCTTATCCGAAGATGATGTCGGTCCACTGAGCATCATAACACCTCTTGACTGGTCCAAATACATCACAGGCAAGGGTCTATGGATGACAGATATCTTGAGTAATCAACACTTCTGGTCTTTGGGGCTTTTCAAGATTATGGGTTATGAGCCATCATCAATTACTCCAAATCTCCAGGCTTTGAAATCAAGGTTATCTAGCGATCATAAGGAACCATTCACCAAACAGCTCAACAATGCCTTGAAAGGCAAATCCAGTCCAGGGCTGGAGTTTTATTTCTCAACAAAAAAAGGTTTGAGGCGCCTTGGCATCCAGCATATTGATTTTTTAACCAGCGAAACCGGAAAAGTATCTCAAGTTTTTGGAATCATCTTAGACATAACTGAAAGCAAAGCATTGGAGAAGTCCTTGATCGCAAATCAGCAACATTTAGAAAATTATGTTTTGGAAAAAACATGTGAGCTCTCAACTGCAGTTACCCAAATTGAAGCCGAATACTCCCGAGCTGAACAAGCCCAAAAGGATCTGGCCCAGAGCCTGGAGTACAGCAAGACCATTCTGGAAATGGTCAATGACGGAATAATTGTTCATGAAGGTCACACCTTGAAAATTATTGAGGCCAATCAGCGGGTCTGTGATATGTACGGGTATACCAGAGATGAAGTGCTTAAGCTCGATATCTCCCATCTCAGCTCTGGCGAGGATCCATACACTAAAGAAATACTCTTAGACCTCCTGGATTACGTCAGACAGAACAAGACTGCCACCATTGAGTGGCAGGCCAGAAAAAAAGACGGAAAAAAATTCTGGGTGGAGGTCAACTTAAGAAAGGGATATATTGGAGCTGAAGAAAGATTTTTTGCCAGCATCAGAGATATCAATAAACGCAAAACAGCCCAAAACAAACAAAAAGAATTGGAAGAAAAAGCAGCCATAACCAAACAGCAAAGACAGCTTGAAACCATTACCGGCAGCATCGCCCATGAATTCAGTAATCTTTTGCAGATAATTCAGCACAGCCTTGAGGGCTTTTCGCACATTAAAGACCTTCCTGATCAGGCTGACAAAAAAATCAACTCTGCCCGAAAGGCTATAAGCAGGGCAGCAAACCTTACCAGGAAAATGCTGAGTTATTCAGGAAGAGGCAAGTTCAGACCAGAGCTTGTAAATTTGAACCACATCATTGAAGATCACAAAGACAAGCTTGCCTTGCTCTGTAATTCATTTTGCAGGCTGAAATTTGACATGCAGAACTCCCTTCCCCTGATCATGGCCGATCACGACTTGATTGTTCAGGCTGTCAAAGCCATGGTGGGCAACTCCTGCGAAGCCATCAATACCCCCCAAAGCACAATTCATATCAGGACCGGTCACAAGTATTTCAGCCAACTGGACCTGGCTAAGATGAATTCCACAGACCATGTCAGTGAAGGACATTACACCTACTTAGAAATAGAAGATTCAGGTGAAGGCATGGAAGAAAGTACCCTGATAAGGATTTTTGATCCTTTCTTTTCCACAAGAACGATTGGCAGAGGCCTTGGTATGTCTGCTGTTATGACTGCCATTCACAGGCACAATGGAGCAATAGATGTCAAGAGTATACCTGGAAAAGGAACTATGATCAGAGTACTTTTTCCAGCATGGATGGAGCACTCTGAAAATCAAAAAATAAAAGAACAAAAACAAAACCCGCAGATCGACCTTAACAGACTGGGCGCAATTCTGATTGTTGATGATGAAGAGCTTATTCGAGATGTTTGCGGAGAACTTCTTCAGGATGCCGGGTTTGATGTTTTATTTGCAGCTGATGGAATCGAAGCCATTGACACCTACAGGCAGAATTCTGGCAAAATATCGTGCGTCATTCTTGACCTGACCATGCCAAGAATGAATGGAATTGAAGCATATCAAAAATTGTGCGAGATCGACCCCAGGGTAAAAGTCATAATATCAAGCGGATACAACCCCGCCGACAAACTGCCTGAAACTGAAGGAAAAATTATGGGGTACTTACAAAAGCCTTATTCATTCAAAAAACTGCTTCAAGAACTGCACAAAGTTCTGGAAATGGGGCTTGACAATTAA
- a CDS encoding peptidylprolyl isomerase → MKAAIRTTLGDITIELEADRAPVTVENFLNYIEKEFYNDTVFHRVIPGFMIQGGGMNTNMSEKKTDAPIKNEAKNGLLNMRGTLAMARTQDVDSATSQFFINLSDNAFLDHGKRDFGYAVFARVDDGMDVVDKIASVETGKWGFHDDVPKEPVIIKTIELL, encoded by the coding sequence ATGAAGGCTGCTATCAGGACTACACTCGGAGACATCACTATTGAACTTGAAGCTGACAGGGCACCAGTGACAGTGGAAAATTTTCTCAACTATATTGAAAAGGAATTTTATAATGACACAGTCTTTCACAGGGTGATTCCTGGATTTATGATCCAGGGCGGAGGGATGAATACCAATATGTCTGAAAAAAAGACTGATGCTCCCATCAAAAATGAGGCAAAAAATGGTCTGCTCAATATGCGCGGAACCCTGGCCATGGCCAGAACCCAGGATGTAGACAGTGCCACAAGCCAGTTTTTCATTAATCTTTCAGATAATGCTTTTCTTGACCATGGAAAAAGGGATTTTGGCTATGCTGTCTTTGCCCGGGTTGATGACGGTATGGATGTGGTGGATAAGATAGCCAGTGTTGAGACAGGTAAATGGGGTTTTCATGATGATGTTCCCAAAGAACCGGTAATCATCAAAACTATTGAGCTTTTATGA
- a CDS encoding branched-chain amino acid ABC transporter permease yields MEFFFEQLINGLAVGGIYALIALGYTMVYGVMRLINFAHGDLFTIGSYLGLTILTAYGVTAYLGPFAGVLVLIAMIMCLVGIIGVILERVAYRPVRQADRLSAVVSALGASIFFSNLVMLIWGPRFRVYPDDILPRITLNILGLDVPLLRILVLAASLALMGILYFFVQKTKTGTAIRAVAIDHGASKLMGINVNRIISLVFLIGPALGGAAGVMVGLYYGQVNFTMGWAFGLKAFIAAVLGGIGNIPGAMIGGLLLGVIEAMGAAFISTAWKDGIAFIVLILILIFRPTGILGERVADKV; encoded by the coding sequence ATGGAATTTTTCTTTGAACAACTCATCAATGGTCTTGCTGTAGGTGGTATCTATGCTCTCATAGCCCTGGGATACACCATGGTTTATGGAGTGATGCGGCTGATAAACTTTGCCCACGGTGATCTTTTTACCATAGGTTCCTATCTTGGGCTGACCATACTCACCGCCTATGGAGTGACAGCCTATCTTGGCCCTTTCGCGGGAGTACTGGTGCTGATTGCCATGATCATGTGTCTTGTGGGCATAATCGGGGTAATCTTAGAGCGAGTGGCCTACCGTCCTGTTCGACAGGCTGATCGGTTGTCTGCAGTAGTCTCAGCACTTGGAGCGTCAATATTTTTTTCCAACCTGGTCATGCTTATCTGGGGACCAAGATTCAGAGTATATCCGGATGACATCCTGCCCAGGATTACGTTAAATATTTTAGGGCTTGATGTTCCCCTGCTCAGAATTCTGGTGCTTGCAGCATCGCTGGCTTTAATGGGCATTCTATACTTTTTTGTCCAGAAAACCAAAACCGGCACGGCTATCAGAGCAGTTGCCATTGACCATGGTGCTTCTAAGCTCATGGGTATCAACGTTAACCGGATCATTTCCCTGGTTTTTCTCATTGGCCCTGCTCTTGGTGGTGCTGCAGGGGTGATGGTGGGACTTTATTATGGTCAGGTCAACTTTACCATGGGCTGGGCATTCGGGCTTAAGGCATTTATTGCGGCGGTGCTCGGAGGAATTGGAAACATTCCGGGGGCTATGATAGGCGGGCTGCTGCTGGGAGTCATTGAGGCCATGGGAGCGGCATTTATTTCCACAGCCTGGAAAGACGGCATAGCCTTTATAGTCCTGATCCTCATATTGATTTTCCGGCCTACTGGAATCCTGGGAGAACGAGTGGCTGACAAGGTTTGA
- a CDS encoding NfeD family protein, with protein MFAWEKGWISGTTALGIMSAWVIKDALFYRFYRKALSSSTQDVIARLHGSEAKVISRLDPVGQVSVRGEIWQAVNVDKTTIDTGQSVKILGNKGLTLEVRSESKTDG; from the coding sequence ATGTTTGCCTGGGAGAAGGGGTGGATATCAGGAACAACAGCATTGGGAATTATGAGTGCCTGGGTAATCAAGGATGCTTTGTTTTATAGATTCTACCGGAAAGCACTGAGTTCCAGCACTCAGGATGTCATTGCCAGACTGCATGGTTCTGAGGCAAAAGTTATAAGCAGGCTTGATCCGGTGGGACAGGTGAGTGTCAGGGGTGAAATATGGCAGGCTGTGAATGTTGACAAGACAACCATAGACACTGGACAATCAGTAAAGATCCTGGGAAATAAGGGTTTGACTCTGGAAGTGAGGTCTGAGTCAAAGACTGACGGTTGA